Sequence from the Eriocheir sinensis breed Jianghai 21 chromosome 22, ASM2467909v1, whole genome shotgun sequence genome:
ttcctctggaccgtgaaccaaaggaaacacacatttgataggactttcataggagttttggggcatttccagggatagtttaatgaccctggtggtagtgtgacccttcctgtgtaccatgaaccaaaggaaacacacatttaatagggttttcataggagttttggggcatttccaggggtagtttaatgaccctggtggtagtgtgacccttcctgtgTACCATGGACCTTAAGAAACACACAATTGATAGGGCTTTTAAAGGagttttgaggcatttccaggggtagtttaatgaccctggtggtagtgtgacccttcctgtgtaccatgaaccttaagaaacacacaattgatagggctttcataggagttttggggcatttccaggggtagtttaatgaccctggtggtagtgtgacccttcctgtgtaccatgaaccttaagaaacccACAATTGatagggctttcataggagtattgaggcatttccaggggtagtttaatgacccgggtggtagtgtgacccttcctgtgtaccatgaaccaaaggaaacacacatttaacccccatggcgtcggaacatttcccacccgtgaccccccccagcgtcggcaaaaaaaaaaaaaaaattctccaaaatgctgaaaaaaaaaaaaaaacaagtcatCAGTCATGAAAAGTGTCAAAAATGACATCTAGTCATTCGGTGTGTGTCTGTCGCGTCGTATATATGTATACATTGGGGGAAGCTGGAAAGTGGACTCAGCCTATGTAATAAGCATGGTTAATagggttttcataggagtttttgagcattttcaggggtagtttaatgaccctggtggtagtgtgaccctagTTCTGTACCGTAAATGTGAAAAAACAAACATTAGCACCCAAGtacacaaggctttcataggagtttggggcatttccaggggtagtttaatgaccctggtggtagtgtggcccttgcTCTGTaccataaatgtgaaaaaaacaatcattagagcctgactgacctccttttcggaCTTTAGAAATTaatgatgtgggaggtggaagcatctgagaatactgcGCCAGAAGCAACCCTGAAGAAGACATGGATGGTGTCTGGAGGAGGACATGAGAAGGATGAATgccagggaagggagagagtgtaaCATCGtagagagtgggagagactcagcCCGCACAACcccaaaggaggagaaaatatggacATTATacaaagaagaactagaagaagaaggaggaggaagaagaggaagtagaagaagtagtagaagatgaagaacaagaagacagagaagaagaagaaatagatgatgaaaaacaagaagtagaagaggaagaagaagaaaaagaagaagaaaaaagtaaagaaaaagatgaaaaagatgaagaataagaaggagaagaagaaaaggaagaagtagaagtagaagaagatgaagaaaaacaagaacaagtagaagatgaagaagaaccaGACAAACCAGTCCCTGAACCTTACCTAAGAAACATCAGCTCAACAATTTAGCACACGACCCACAACTACAAGAGAGGCATAACCACTAACATCTTACCCGAGACACATTAGTTCACCAATGAGTACACAAACAAGACTAAAAGGGAGAGGCAAAACCCGTCACAGCATCTCCCTTACCTGAGACACACTAGTTCACCAATTAGTACACAAACAATAAGACTAAGAGGGAGAGCCTTAACCAGGAACAGCATCTCCCTTACCCGAGACACACTAGTTCACCAATGAGTGTATAAACAATAGAAACAGGCGGGAGGAACATAACCATCAACAGCATCTTACCCGAGACACATTAGTTCACCAACTGATACACAAACATTAAAGACTAGAAGGGAGTAACCAATAACTGCATTTTCCTTACCTGagacacaacctaacctaacctaacctaaatatccataatgaacaccactgaacatcactgtgttattgcagtttctctaatctGACCTAAATAGTTCACCAATTAGTACATACACATCaggaacagaagggaggaacataACCATCAACAGCATCTTACCTGAGACGCGTTAGTTCACCAATTTCGGCGGGGAGGCTGCGGATTTTGTTACATGACAGGTCGAGATACATAAGGTGTTCCAAGCGAGCAATTTCAGCAGGAATGCGAGACAAACAGTTGTCATTCAGGTACAGAGATGTTAAGTGCTGCAGGGACCATACTGCTGGACTGATGTTTCGAATATTTCCTGAAAGAGTAAAAAATGAATTCAGTAACAAAGCTGAGAGGAAAATTTCAAGGCAGAGCaatccaaagtgtgtgtgtgtgagcatttacctatttgtatataCCTATATGTACTATTATGTAGTCTactgggcccgagctaagctctaattagataaattcatggacagtgatgttgGGTGggattaggttcacaggagctgcctagtaTAGACCGTTCAGCCTCTTGCAGAattcctacgttcttatgttaactTCAgctcttccctttacctttctaTTCCTATTGGTGTTAAGTGTTCTCACCAACCAGTAATTACCACACAATTCTTAGCAATTGGGTCTCTCACTAGTGTCTCCATTGTTTTCATAGCTTAATTACACCATTCTCTACTTGGTAttggttttctttcctcttttgtttgaGAATCTTCCTCCGTTTCACAGTTACCACAATTTGAGTTTTGTCTTTCCAGTTCtgattgtttttgttgatgttttcctcttctgttgGAACTAATATggcactctcctcagctgtcttATATGTAGTGGCACTCTCCCCAGCTGTCTTATATGTAGTggcactctcctcagctgtcttgtatgtaatggcactctcctcagctgtcttgtatgtaGTGGCACTCTCCCCAGCTGTCTTATATGTAGTggcactctcctcagctgtcttgtatgtaGTGGCACTCTCCCCAGCTGTCTTATATGTAGTggcactctcctcagctgtcttATATGCAGTggcactctcctcagctgtcttgtatgtaatggcactctcctcagctgtcttgtatgtagtgccactctcctcagctgtcttgtatgtaGTGGCACTCTCCCCAGCTGTCTTATATGTAGTGGTACTCTTctcagctgtcttgtatgtaatggcactctcctcagctgtcttgtatgtagtggcactctcctcagctgtcttgtatgtaatggcactctcctcagctgtcttgtatgtaatggcactctcctcagctgtcttgtatgtaatggcactctcctcagctgtcttgtatgtaatggcactctcctcagctgtcttgtatgtaATGGCACTCTCTCAGCTGTCTTGTAGTGGCACTCCCCAGGTGTCTTGTATGTAATGGCACTCTCCTCATCTGTCTTGTATGTTTTggcactctcctcagctgtcttgtatgtaatggcactctcctcagctgtcttgtatgtaatggcactctcctcagctgtcttgtatgtagtggcactctcctcagctgtcttgtatgtagtggcactctcctcagctgtcttgtatgtagtggcactctcctcagctgtcttgtatgtagtggcactctcctcagctgtcttgtatgtaatggcactctcctcagctgtcttgtatgtaatggcactctcctcagctgtcttgtatgtagtggcactctcctcagctgtcttgtatgtagtggcactctcctcagctgtcttgtgtactggcactctcctcagctgtcttgtatgtagtggcactctcctcagctgtcttgtatgtagtggcactctcctcagctgtcttgtatgtagtggcactctcctcagctgtcttgtatgtagtggcactctccccagctgtcttgtatgtagtggcactctcctcagctgtcttgtatgtagtggcactctccccagctgtcttgtatgtaatggcactctcctcagctgtcttgtatgtagtggcactctcctcagctgtcttgtatgtagtggcactctcctcagctgtcttgtatgtaatggcactctcctcagctgtcttgtatgtagtggcactctcctcagctgtcttgtatgtagtggcactctcctcagctgtcttgtatgtagtggcactctcctcagctgtcttgtatgtagtggcactctcctcagctgtcttgtatgtaGTGGCACTCTCCAGAGCTGTCTTGTATGTAGTggcactctcctcagctgtcttgtatgtagtggcactctcctcagctgtcttgtatgtagtggcactctccttagctgtcttgtatgtagtggcactctcctcagctgtcttgtatgtaGTGGCACTCCACATCTTTCTTGTATGTAATggcactctcctcagctgtcttgtatgtagtggcactctcctcagctgtcttgtatgtagtggcactctcctcagctgtcttgtatgtagtggcactctcctcagctgtcttgtatgtagtggcactctcctcagctgtcttgtatgtagtggcactctcctcagctgtcttgtatgtaatggcactctcctcagctgtcttgtatgtagtggcactctcctcagctgtcttgtatgtagtggcactctcctcagctgtcttgtatgtaATGGCActcctcagctgtcttgtatgtactggcactctcctcagctgtcttgtatgtagtggcactctcctcagctgtcttgtatgtggcactctcctcagctgtcttgtatgtagtggcactctcctcagctgtcttgtatgtagtggcactctcctcagctgtcttgtatgtaatggcactctcctcagctgtcttgtatgtagtggcactctcctcagctgtcttgtatgtagtggcactctcctcagctgtcttgtatgtaatggcactctcctcagctgtcttgtatgtaGTGGCACTCTCATCAGCTGTATTGTATGTggcactctcctcagctgtcttgtatgtagtggcactctcctcagctgtcttgtatgtagtggcactctcctcagctgtcttgtatgtaatggcactctcctcagctgtcttgtatgtagtggcactctcctcagctgtcttgtatgtaatggcactctcctcagctgtcttgtatgtaatggcactctcctcagctgtcttgtatgtaatggcactctcctcagctgtcttgtatgtggcactctcctcagctgtcttgtatgtaatggcactctcctcagctgtcttgtatgtagtggcactctcctcagctgtcttgtatgtaatggcactctcctcagctgtcttgtatgtagtggcactctcctcagctgtcttgtatgtagtggcactctcctcagctgtcttgtatgtagtggcactctcctcagctgtcttgtatgtagtggcactctcctcagctgtcttgtatgtagtggcactctcctcagctgtcttgtatgtagtggcactctcctcagctgtcttgtatgtagtggcactctcctcagctgtcttgtatgtagtggcactctcctcagctgtcttgtatgtaatggcactctcctcagctgtcttgtatgtagtggcactctcctcagctgtcttgtatgtagtggcactctcctcagctgtcttgtatgtagtggcactctcctcagctgtcttgtatgtagtggcactctcctcagctgtcttgtatgtagtggcactctcctcagctgtcttgtatgtagtggcactctcctcagctgtcttgtatgtaatggcactctcctcagctgtcttgtatgtaatggcactctcctcagctgtcttgtatgtaGTGGCACTCTGCTCAGCTGTCCTTTCATCCTGTCCCAATCCTTCCCCAGccagctattttttttctacagcgagggaggcagctcaatcatcatcatcatcatcatttcattgacaCCTtatcctaggagctcccaccaggggatggccacggcagaagagcttccaactttctctatccagacactccctccttgcctgctcaaggtttctcaaagatctttcccccctctccctaatgtactcttgcaccctatccctccatttcactggaggtcgtcctctagcattccctccctctatctcactcacacccttctggtcatcttactctcctccattcgctccatgtagccaaaccactttaaggtctgtggcttcacttcttccaccactccacacttcttcccttcatccctgtgacacattccaaaatgctcgtacacactttcattactcattccatccattctactcacaccacaagcactcctcaaataactcatttccactgcctgcactctagacctctgactttcattccaggcccacgtttcacttgcatatgtgagggttggtactattattgtatttctcaaatccccctttacttccatgctcacacttctgccattcatgattcgtcccaaagaccctaccacccttcttccttgcaatgccctttctcttatctcaccctccataccaccatgcttacacataactgatccaaggtacttaaactcattgacctcctccatttcttcaccattcaaaattattttgcattctttttcacattcaattcccactctatatgggcatacaaaatctacaacctcacttctactttgctcacaaaccatcactttacttttgttgacatttactttcagctttctcctattacatacactatcaaaaacactgaccaaattttgaaggtcactttcattttcagcaatgagcaccgtgtcatcagcaaacagtatcgagttcagtacccacttccttccctcatcgaacagtcttactccaacttctccaactttgcccttcatttctctaatgacaccatccatataaatattgaataaccatggtgacatgacgcacacTTGTCTTAAGCCcgcttttatctcaaaatgttcacttgtttctccagtagttttgacacatgcagatgcatcctcttagaaagactttattgcactaagcagttttcctcccactccataaatctttaaaacaccccacaatgcaatccaatcgactctgtcataagctttttctaaatccatgaaggcggcgtatagtttctttccttttgctattattttttctactaccatcctgaagacaaatatctgatccacacatccccttcccttcctgaagcctctttgctcttcactgattttctcttctgtaattctttgcaccctctctattatgacttttccatatacctttctgggtatactcaggagacttatacctctatagctgcCACatttccctctcctgcccttccccttgtaaactgggacaatgatggctttcgtccagtctgctggcacccccccccccccctcccatgctacttcacatatcttgaccatccatttaacaacttcatctcctccacacttcaacatttctgctgtgattccatcaattcctgctgcctttccagtttttaatctttttattgcctgatttacttcttcataagttatacttctttctttatatactcctcctctacctctactcaaaactgctgctgttacagctgctggatgtccatcctcaaaattcattaagtttttgaaatattctctccatctctctttcacagcttccccgtctttcaacatctttccattctcatccataacttcatttattttacttgaggagatattttctgcatttctttcgttttttacttctttccaatatgatttcctgttccctttatatttttcacttagtctttttccaaagtcttcatcaactctcttcttactttcttttattgcttgttttaatttcattttgcattctctatatttctttttcctttccctttttacttgttcagacacatttctttcttgagttttcttaaaaagttcccttttctcttttactatcctccttatctcttctgtccaccatgaatttccttttctttttccatctctcaccactttcatccctaacactttttttgttgtagttaccattatttctttaaatgttccaaaaactttttcaatatttgtattatcttttacactttcccatttttcacttaaggcctctgccatttcacggttatactcatcttttatttctttttcctgtaacttttctatcttcagtatttccttttttacttcacctttcttttcaaacacccacttttctttcatctttaactttgcctgcactgcaagatggtcagatccatcaaACAGTCCTTTTACTACCTTtgcgtcacaaatttcttttctgagcctttcatctactgccacataatcaatcaatcctttttgaggcagctcaagggtacaaaaaaaaaaaaagccatacaGGCGCTGCTCCAAAATATATTCCTTCTTGGCACATTTTAGTTCATTTAAGGCATTCACCGGTCCATTTCAGCTCCATCACCTCTTTCTTCAGCATTTTGCCATTAGGAACTTCACTTAATAGACTGAGATGACCAATGTGACCTGATCTTCTTGACATGAATAAGACCCACACTGGCATGTAAGGCACAGATgggttggtgtatgtgtgtgtggtaatgTGCTGTAGAGTTTCAGTTCCAAACATGTTGGCCTTACCTAAGCAATGGGACAAACTGACAGCAAGATGACTGGTGGAACAAATATTACTGACTGACACCTGCCGCTATGCTTTCCATTTAACAAATCAAGTGACTAGGTAAGGTGTGTTCTTGCTCCCAACACTACAACTCCCAACAATTCATATGAGTAAAGTCTTAATTTTTAAATGATGTACGACTTCGTCAACAATAATGTGGCGGATTTGTCTTTTCTGACCTGTTTTTCAAGGTGgggtttgttgattttgttgattttttatacCACTTTTCACAACTGAGTGTTTTATATGTCGACTGaactctgtgaaaatccaacactatctaactaactaactgtctAACTAACCATCTAACTGACTCCATCacaaaaatggaagtaaaaagccaaactagccacattaCTCAATAAATATTGATACATTTAAAAAATCTGGTTAAAGTAAGCTGTATCCCTGGCCCCCATCCCTACAGCCCCATGGCCTCcctggtgcttgtgtgtgtgtgtgtgtgtgtgtgtgtgtgtgtgtgtgtgtgtgtgtgtgtgtgtgcctggtgcaGCCTCACCTGTTATCTCAAGTTCTGGCCAGAAAGACTTCTTGCCAGCACCAACCTCTTCCTGACCCATAATGGTGTGCGTCCGCACCCTGTGTGACTtggattcctttccttccttaggaGTTCTTGACATATTTCACCCTGGAATAGAGGGAAGATTTTAATAGGAATATTATACTCAGTGGAGGATTTGAAAGCAcatacataatctctctctctctctctctctctctctctctctctctctctctctcacaatgacTACCCAGTATAAGACAGGAATCAACAACACTTTACACTGGGTGTGTTAGTCAGTGCTGGGAATTACAGGAACTCCACATCTCACAGTTTTTGGTATCAGGATTCCTGGTATATACTATTCATATTAAGGGTACAAATGTTTAAAACCACTTACACTTATAAAAACATCCTAGCAAAATGAATTGGACAGATATTTAGGAACagatattcttcttttcttttgtggtACTGCCCCGTGTGTTGGGCAAGTGCTGGCCGGCCAGACGCCAGCACAGCAAGGTGTATCAGTGCTTATCAAGACAGAGGAGACAGACGCTCACTCATCCTTCACACACTGGTCACCTCTGTCCCTACTATTCTGCTGTTCCTGCTGTTTTCAAAGTAAGACCATAGGCAAGCAGAAGGTTTACCTATGTGCCAAAATGCAGGCTTGGAAGAAGACAAGGGATGTTGTCTTATAATGTGAAGAGAAACACATCCTGCCATGCCTCCCTGCCCCGCGTCTCCTGCTTGGTGCTCTTACTGTGAGCCTTGGGAGGGTCCGGGGACATGGCTCCTCTGTGAGGAGGCTACAAATATCTTCACCAGTCTTTTAGTGACTTAGGGGAATTGAAGGGGGAAAATCCCTCCGTATGAAGGTAAGATTTATTCTCGTCTTGGTGACCTTCAAAGGGGGTCGATGGGGGCAGTGACCCCTATATAGGGGTGTCAGAATGTCACTGCAAGATGACTGAATCTATATTTGTGATGTCTTACTGGGAGGCTCAGCCCCCCTCCCCCAGTAAAACAAAGTATTTCTGAGAATCCTTATCATAATAATCATCACAAAAagtgcatttttttatttctggcgATTTTTTACACGTtatttattactcttttttttttacatgtttttttacgCCGGTAGGCTTATCCAATTGGGATTGATGGtcgccccgagcccgtcatggcacaggcaattgtTTAAAGGGGCACCATTAttattggcccatgctgccccccagagctcatcttggTTTCACTTGCAttgtacagcttcttctagagtccgggttgataggtggtcttcaggacaataTGTGGGTAGCCTTAGGTCACtcagtggtgactgaaaaatcacaggtggttagcggcggattcaaacccacatcatggacaacgcaccAAATGTGGggccggcatgctaaccactcagccaccacctccccgcaGCAACCACTAGCTCATAACAAACACGTCAACACCCATCAGATGTAATGCAAGGAGAAATAAGCACCTCATAATAATTCATTTTCTACATAAACACGGCATCTTCCTCCCTCGTAGATATTTTTCAGCATAAATGCAGCATTACCTTCCCACCTATAATCTGTGGTCACACAACTTAAGGAAGCAATCTAGACACATTCCCCTACTGGTTTGCCCCACCATCACGCACACCACACCCCCTCCACAGAAAATCCATCTCAAAAATTGCCAGAAGTAATCAGCATTGTTTGCTACTTTTGAGATCCTATGATAAAGAATGTCAGAAACACTTTGTTTCCccggggggagggagaagagcggAGCCTCCCCATAGGACATTTACATATATAAATTCACTgggtggtggctgaatggatagcgtgacggccccgcgttcaggaggacgcgagttcaatccccgaccggtgccaccaagctgggatttttcagccgccgccaagtggcttaaaactacccacatgctgtccagaagaccacctatcaacccagactctagattctaggattaaagatgagctccgggagggcagcatgagccaatgcaagatggcgccactataaacactcgcctgcgccaaaacgggctgggccgaccaacaggccccaccgggaagaagctttggaccgaccatcaggaattcaggatccaccgggaagaagcctaccgacgcaataggccacaacgttataaaaaaaaaaaaaataaaaaaaaaatcatcttgaAGTGATGATAAGAGAACAGGTAAAAGAACCAAGAGCAAATATTGAAATAAGGGTAGCCATCTCACATGAGGTTGGTTAACACTGACTCtatcttgtaattttttttctaaatgcAGTGCAGTCACTAATACCTTCCAGAAAACTAAGAAACTTCAAAATATTGATATACGGTATTTGGTTTATGAGCGCAGTATAGCACATCGTATTTTGGCACTGCGGGTTCAAGTTAGGTTAGATATACCGGTAGCaaggtttggtcaggttaggttaggttatatattggtaggttatgtcaggttaggttagattaggttagatttagttttgtCAGATATGTGAAGTTTAATCATACCTGGTATACAATAAATACATATTATGCATTTTGCGCTGCGCCACTGATGTCAATGTCAGCGGAGGAGGCTACACTCATCTCCATATTCCCCAAACCAGGTTATTTCTTTACCAGGAGTCTGTGAGGGCTAAGAAGGGAAATGTGTGGAGTACCTTCGCCTCTGCCGCCAGTGTCAATAATGGCGCATGAAGCGTATCACATGTATTTATCATA
This genomic interval carries:
- the LOC127002016 gene encoding CCR4-NOT transcription complex subunit 6-like — protein: MSRTPKEGKESKSHRVRTHTIMGQEEVGAGKKSFWPELEITGNIRNISPAVWSLQHLTSLYLNDNCLSRIPAEIARLEHLMYLDLSCNKIRSLPAEIGELTRLRELLLNNNQLRVLPYEIGKLFNLQNIGLKGNPLTMEIQAVYSDSNGTLKLLSYMLDNLAGKVPPPVVR